Proteins from one Gimesia maris genomic window:
- the lpxK gene encoding tetraacyldisaccharide 4'-kinase, translated as MDEVEYLRIISGQRQDWRARLLYQPGLRFLSLLYRGGVGVRNWMFDRRLRSVRTVEVPVVSLGNLTTGGTGKTPFVAWLTQWFQNHQKQVALLSRGYRALPGEVNDEKLLLDRLCPGVPHYQNPDRCASAEKAIRDGAQVLILDDGFQHRKLDRTVDLVLIDAVCPWGHGGLLPRGLMREPKSSLKRADFVILTRVDQCSATELAQLQQELIKLVPADRMATATFQPHALINVADETLSLESVKGKRVWGFCAIGNPAGFRRTLEQSGFEVAGLQVFADHHHYSSDDVQEIGVQAKEADVDLILTTCKDLVKLSELMFCGVPVWGVEIGVELREGSAFLEQILQGLVD; from the coding sequence GTGGACGAAGTGGAATATCTGAGAATCATCTCCGGTCAGAGACAGGACTGGCGCGCCCGTCTGCTGTATCAACCCGGCCTGCGATTTCTGAGTCTGCTGTATCGAGGTGGTGTCGGTGTTCGCAACTGGATGTTTGACCGCCGACTTCGAAGTGTCAGAACGGTTGAGGTTCCCGTGGTCAGTCTGGGGAATCTGACGACGGGAGGGACAGGAAAGACTCCATTTGTCGCCTGGCTCACACAGTGGTTTCAAAACCATCAGAAGCAGGTGGCACTGCTGAGTCGAGGCTACCGGGCGTTACCTGGTGAAGTGAATGATGAGAAACTGTTGCTGGACCGACTGTGTCCCGGCGTGCCTCATTATCAGAATCCGGACCGTTGTGCTTCGGCTGAAAAGGCCATCCGGGATGGGGCCCAGGTACTGATACTGGATGACGGGTTCCAGCATCGAAAGCTGGATCGAACTGTCGATCTGGTTTTGATCGACGCTGTCTGCCCCTGGGGGCATGGCGGTCTACTCCCCCGGGGATTAATGCGCGAACCGAAATCGTCACTCAAGCGAGCGGACTTCGTAATCCTGACACGAGTCGATCAATGTTCTGCGACAGAACTTGCGCAGTTGCAGCAGGAATTAATCAAGCTGGTTCCCGCAGATCGAATGGCGACTGCCACGTTTCAGCCCCACGCTTTGATCAATGTGGCTGATGAAACCCTGTCGCTGGAATCGGTCAAGGGGAAGCGGGTCTGGGGATTTTGCGCGATTGGAAATCCTGCTGGTTTTCGACGCACACTGGAGCAGTCTGGATTTGAAGTGGCAGGGCTCCAGGTGTTCGCGGACCATCATCATTACTCCAGTGATGATGTGCAGGAGATCGGGGTCCAGGCCAAAGAAGCCGATGTCGATCTGATTCTAACGACCTGCAAGGATCTGGTTAAGTTAAGTGAACTTATGTTTTGCGGTGTTCCGGTCTGGGGGGTCGAAATCGGTGTTGAATTGCGGGAGGGGAGCGCGTTTCTCGAACAGATATTACAGGGGCTTGTAGATTAA
- a CDS encoding outer membrane protein assembly factor BamB family protein, whose protein sequence is MQILRGCIALFVWGVFSFSTEIGRAQPEPQVKTSRFRESVSLDVNNTVLKKMGSVRDYLSEQQWEDAVKILIQISDEYGDSLYPESAGRYLRVSEYCQNLLAGFPPEAIAIYREKVDPRAKRWYEEALANSSEQPLVNIAEQALMSSYGDDALNLLGELAWEQGQLAEARSCWRKLIPRTASDSPVYDAGLFHYPDTDLPVPEILARLILVSFFEGNFSQADFEYRQFRKKFPETDGKLAGKEGNLSALLAEILADHSQVSLPANQGEIKTFAGHQSRNFKAAQQPDIGAIAWRFPVPMVWSQEFTAKPAFGLRVPPGLFPVVHQEHVFFNDAERIYGLNWKTGLPAWSQGQESSPILYPSDSHLVARLPFRPVVGVPRYTSTIAGGRLYARMGSPVTSVAKDERLGLFSDLVCLDLNQGQGKLLWKISSAQLREQNFVWSFEGAPVVSGNRLYVVLHRGFPEVQTNVACFSADTGEMIWNQKVCLALRSIEEGVNYISHLLLTLGEDHLYLSTDMGAIASLDTVDGKLNWLVTYSSEDKTDRDEMSNHMKTGLVPCLYDRGILFAAPQDSSQLMAFDAESGLLLWQREWPEQIRNLLGVTPSTLVVSGNRLFGLDRATGRINWKTGYHDPEGFGYGRGILAGQYIYWPLREEILVVHTEQGYLKQKISLRKHYGESGGNLVIAGNQLLVAQPRRLTAFGTDSRIPVDDSKNVSALNVK, encoded by the coding sequence ATGCAGATACTTCGCGGTTGCATCGCTCTTTTCGTATGGGGAGTGTTCAGTTTCTCAACTGAAATCGGACGGGCGCAACCGGAGCCGCAGGTCAAAACGTCTCGCTTTCGAGAGTCTGTTTCACTGGACGTGAATAATACGGTGCTCAAGAAAATGGGTTCCGTACGGGATTATCTGTCTGAACAGCAATGGGAAGATGCAGTCAAAATTCTGATTCAGATTTCGGATGAGTATGGCGACTCGTTGTATCCTGAATCTGCTGGCAGATATCTGCGGGTCTCGGAATATTGTCAGAATCTGCTGGCAGGATTTCCTCCTGAAGCGATCGCCATTTACCGGGAGAAAGTAGATCCCCGCGCCAAACGCTGGTATGAAGAAGCGCTGGCCAATTCGAGTGAGCAACCCCTGGTCAACATCGCCGAACAGGCATTGATGAGCAGTTACGGGGATGATGCTCTGAATCTACTGGGAGAGCTGGCGTGGGAGCAGGGTCAACTGGCGGAAGCACGGTCCTGCTGGCGTAAGCTGATTCCGCGAACTGCTTCTGATTCCCCCGTCTATGACGCCGGATTATTTCATTATCCTGATACGGATTTACCGGTTCCTGAAATTCTGGCCCGCCTGATTCTGGTCAGTTTTTTTGAAGGGAATTTCAGCCAGGCTGACTTTGAATATCGTCAGTTCCGCAAAAAGTTTCCGGAGACAGACGGAAAGCTTGCAGGAAAAGAGGGGAATCTGTCAGCCTTGCTGGCTGAGATTCTGGCTGATCACAGCCAGGTTTCGCTACCTGCCAATCAGGGAGAGATCAAAACATTTGCCGGACATCAGTCGCGGAATTTCAAAGCAGCGCAACAGCCTGACATAGGTGCGATTGCCTGGAGATTTCCCGTGCCGATGGTCTGGAGTCAGGAATTTACAGCGAAACCGGCATTTGGATTACGCGTCCCCCCGGGACTGTTTCCCGTGGTTCATCAGGAACATGTTTTCTTCAATGACGCCGAGCGCATCTATGGCTTAAACTGGAAAACGGGGTTACCTGCCTGGTCCCAGGGGCAGGAGTCCAGTCCGATACTCTATCCTTCTGACAGTCATCTCGTGGCCCGGCTCCCTTTTCGACCCGTGGTCGGCGTGCCCCGCTATACATCGACGATAGCCGGAGGTCGCCTGTATGCCCGGATGGGATCGCCGGTCACCTCCGTTGCCAAAGACGAACGGCTGGGGCTGTTTTCTGATCTGGTCTGTCTGGATCTCAATCAGGGCCAGGGAAAGCTGTTATGGAAGATCTCATCGGCCCAGCTGCGAGAGCAAAATTTTGTCTGGTCTTTTGAAGGGGCACCGGTGGTCTCAGGCAACAGACTGTATGTCGTATTGCATCGAGGGTTTCCCGAAGTACAGACGAATGTGGCCTGCTTTTCTGCAGACACGGGCGAAATGATCTGGAATCAGAAAGTCTGCCTGGCCTTAAGAAGTATTGAGGAAGGCGTCAATTATATCAGCCACCTGCTGCTGACCCTGGGAGAAGATCATCTCTACCTGTCGACGGATATGGGGGCCATTGCCTCTCTGGATACCGTTGATGGAAAGTTGAACTGGCTGGTAACCTATTCCTCCGAGGATAAGACAGACCGGGATGAGATGAGCAATCACATGAAAACAGGACTGGTTCCCTGTCTATATGATCGCGGGATACTGTTTGCTGCCCCCCAGGATTCGTCGCAGCTGATGGCGTTCGATGCGGAATCCGGATTGCTGCTCTGGCAGCGGGAATGGCCGGAACAGATACGAAATCTTCTGGGGGTGACGCCGTCCACCCTGGTCGTCAGTGGCAACAGACTGTTTGGGCTGGATCGAGCGACCGGCAGGATTAACTGGAAAACCGGTTATCACGATCCTGAAGGTTTCGGCTATGGCAGAGGAATCCTGGCCGGCCAGTATATCTACTGGCCTTTAAGAGAGGAGATTCTTGTCGTTCATACGGAACAGGGTTACCTGAAACAAAAAATATCTCTACGGAAACATTATGGGGAGTCAGGCGGTAATTTAGTGATCGCCGGGAATCAGTTACTCGTCGCCCAGCCTCGCAGGCTGACGGCATTTGGAACCGATTCGCGTATTCCGGTTGATGACTCGAAAAACGTTTCCGCGTTAAATGTTAAATAA
- a CDS encoding peroxiredoxin — MTFSYREILASMLSIACMCGLSASASGQLNAPPGKLEVGDNAPAFTAKDDQGKGWKSTDYVGKKVLVVYFYPADLTGGCTKQACGFRDDMKKLQGENVEVIGVSGDSVRNHQLFKKEHDLNFTLLADEDGGVAKKFGVPLKAGGSIKRTIDGKEETLTRGVTAARWTFVIDKNGKVVMKNTKVKAADDSKAILEVVNQLKS, encoded by the coding sequence ATGACATTTTCGTATCGTGAAATCCTCGCTTCGATGTTGAGTATTGCCTGTATGTGCGGCCTGAGTGCAAGTGCGTCGGGTCAGTTAAATGCACCGCCGGGCAAACTCGAAGTGGGTGACAATGCACCTGCTTTTACTGCGAAGGATGACCAGGGTAAAGGCTGGAAATCAACCGACTATGTCGGCAAAAAAGTACTGGTCGTGTATTTCTACCCTGCTGATTTAACGGGTGGTTGTACCAAGCAGGCGTGCGGCTTTCGCGATGATATGAAAAAGCTGCAGGGAGAAAATGTGGAAGTGATCGGCGTCAGTGGCGATTCCGTTCGCAATCATCAACTCTTCAAAAAAGAACATGATTTGAATTTCACTCTACTGGCTGATGAAGACGGCGGCGTTGCCAAAAAATTTGGTGTGCCTCTGAAGGCAGGCGGTTCTATCAAACGCACCATCGATGGCAAGGAAGAAACCTTAACCCGCGGTGTGACAGCAGCACGCTGGACTTTTGTGATCGACAAAAATGGCAAGGTTGTGATGAAAAATACCAAAGTCAAAGCCGCTGACGACAGTAAAGCGATTTTGGAAGTGGTGAACCAGCTGAAATCGTAA
- a CDS encoding outer membrane protein assembly factor BamB family protein, translating to MVSQLIPFRLPGRCHQYIAVVALVLIQSLISNVCCHAQPLRNDGPGDGIGGIMEGDLHALFPTSRLYSKSFQDAKQLLNEQKYPVAIPELQSILDAPEDYLKTDSANGYESLKEAAQQLIATLPDAGRRFYSLQYGPAADQMLQQAEDLGDNYLLREIVRRYFFTKAGAEAAYALGGYYFERGDFLAATQIWEMLLTQHELAISKEPHLTFKLAVAWYHLGNMGKCRQALMQLSRLIEGGVYQFPNGTKVPLFSADENPVEWLSQLTGRLDLRAVREQDNWSMYRGSPARTASAELAVPSAKPLWQYSTIQDPFLQLLKDPPPVEEMLQKLGEHRRKHIAGVLPAASPLVIHDQVIFRTHRNLKAVSLKTGKLSWETTLSDALYQELLKDPQNMDEEFSGTPQTPLEKYLTQRGWQDYTAGHLSTDGKLVFCVENLGFIAGFYHFSRLDRENVLVPNSFNRLMAFEADTGKFVWELGGPRLQNSIHYSGHYFLGAPLPLDGKLYCLAEEGREFRLLVLDAATGETIWTQSLYRSDYPIARDYTTDRRPLDHIRRRMGLSPSAAHGVLVCPTGSGCTIGIDLNQRKLLWRQVDTGGKEISMFALFARDANENMEGWAEFSPVIVGDRVLIESRKSQTLQCLDLFDGRLIWSRPRRNNLFIAAVHDGKILLVGNDQIEALKLSDGSLAWPKPQLIGAPSGRGIVVKNTYYQPVETGEILSIRLDDGLVLARTRVDTETLVGNLAAAGGMLVSQNESEVVGFRSVTAIEEQIRLASQSKQPEDQAMAQLLKGELKLFAGDVSQAVKFIDRSLQVQPTLRARRLYADIFLESLDHDFTNNENLISKMERLLVDEGQRKRFFQILAVNYQQRGNLQAALENYLRLSELQGLLESEPVKGGGFVRTDRWIRAQLELLTLRSSDEDRKKIAEFFSRYYSEKLVRADRAVLERFLDCCGNLPETQQARIMLVARLEQEIDTAPEEEQAYLQSSLMRNLEHLRSSKQSVVAAFATAKLTEISLAANRNVQAEEYIETLRTRWPDVVCLDGKTASQLAEQWESQLASAQSQQASPWQGESVQIYREEQEKGQNTSLTVEIIGLSNTLFNNYRLEIGPAKEWLFAYDGQGQQQWSFSLLNAEIEVPQQPYFSARVFQQYLVVNFGSEFFVLDTLNRDPEGHPLLLWKQRLMSGPPSVRDYISIERTGVAPVLREYITRNADRELLGRIGTINEEFICYQIGSDLVAADLQTGNVLWKRQGIGISSRHYGDDEYVIVMVGQEQTELRYDVLSGQNGKLVNTFKLNQGETPIFAFERYLLTLTVEADQSRLLQLKDLTNAEAVWSQKLSENSTYTLGQNNELVMMHQDGTIAFLDLMTGEQKFEVKGQPAAKIINLLVLRNSRQYLVFVSLPYVARERGEANRNRVVFRSLSLTSYLFNGMVYSIDRQSGELMWSLPLEAQGIDFSQFLDLPVMTFGIRRIRGTTSTDGTQVDLQVVDLRNGDVVLQETTTSNRLRIWVVPDLKHQNILIEPFQIRLSFEDPPLTAQKP from the coding sequence ATGGTTTCTCAATTAATACCATTTCGACTCCCTGGAAGATGCCATCAATATATTGCTGTAGTGGCGCTGGTTCTGATTCAAAGCCTCATTTCCAATGTCTGCTGCCATGCGCAGCCTTTGCGCAATGATGGGCCTGGTGATGGAATTGGTGGAATTATGGAGGGGGATCTCCACGCGCTCTTTCCGACCAGTCGTCTTTATTCCAAAAGTTTTCAGGATGCAAAGCAACTGCTCAATGAGCAGAAATATCCGGTTGCAATACCAGAGTTACAGTCGATCCTGGATGCTCCTGAAGATTATCTGAAAACGGATTCGGCAAATGGATATGAGAGTCTGAAAGAGGCAGCACAACAGCTGATTGCAACGCTTCCTGATGCCGGCCGACGCTTTTATTCTCTGCAATATGGCCCTGCAGCCGATCAAATGCTCCAGCAGGCAGAAGACCTGGGTGATAACTATCTTCTGCGCGAAATTGTGCGTCGCTATTTCTTTACCAAGGCGGGCGCAGAAGCAGCTTACGCTCTGGGGGGCTACTATTTCGAACGCGGAGATTTCCTGGCAGCGACACAAATCTGGGAGATGCTGCTGACCCAGCATGAACTGGCGATTTCAAAAGAACCGCATCTGACATTTAAACTGGCTGTTGCCTGGTATCATCTTGGTAATATGGGGAAATGTCGGCAGGCATTAATGCAGCTTTCGCGTTTGATAGAAGGGGGTGTTTACCAGTTTCCTAATGGCACGAAAGTTCCACTGTTCTCGGCAGATGAGAATCCGGTAGAGTGGTTATCTCAACTGACAGGCAGGCTTGATCTGCGGGCAGTGCGGGAACAGGATAACTGGAGCATGTACCGAGGCAGTCCCGCCCGGACCGCGTCTGCGGAATTAGCGGTTCCTTCTGCGAAACCCCTCTGGCAGTACTCGACCATTCAAGATCCTTTTCTGCAGTTGCTTAAGGACCCACCACCAGTAGAGGAAATGCTGCAGAAACTGGGGGAACATCGCCGCAAGCATATTGCAGGTGTTTTACCGGCGGCCAGTCCCCTGGTCATTCACGATCAGGTGATATTCAGAACCCATCGCAATCTCAAAGCCGTTTCCCTGAAGACGGGTAAATTAAGCTGGGAGACCACACTTTCGGATGCGCTGTATCAGGAATTGCTCAAAGATCCCCAGAACATGGATGAAGAATTTTCTGGAACGCCACAGACGCCTCTGGAAAAGTATCTGACCCAACGCGGCTGGCAGGATTACACGGCAGGGCATTTAAGTACCGATGGAAAACTGGTCTTCTGTGTGGAAAACCTGGGGTTCATCGCGGGCTTTTATCACTTCAGCAGGCTGGACCGTGAGAATGTACTGGTTCCCAACTCATTCAATCGACTGATGGCATTTGAGGCGGATACCGGGAAATTTGTGTGGGAACTGGGTGGGCCACGACTGCAGAATTCGATTCATTATTCGGGACATTATTTTCTCGGGGCTCCTTTACCCCTGGATGGGAAGTTGTATTGTCTGGCAGAGGAAGGACGTGAATTTCGCCTCCTGGTTCTGGATGCCGCAACAGGGGAAACCATCTGGACACAATCTTTGTACCGCAGTGACTATCCCATTGCCCGCGATTATACCACCGATCGTCGTCCGCTGGATCATATTCGTCGCAGGATGGGATTAAGTCCCTCTGCAGCACATGGAGTACTGGTCTGCCCGACGGGTTCGGGTTGCACGATCGGCATTGATCTCAATCAGCGTAAGCTGCTCTGGAGGCAGGTCGATACCGGCGGTAAAGAGATTTCCATGTTTGCATTGTTTGCCCGCGATGCCAACGAAAATATGGAAGGCTGGGCTGAATTCTCTCCCGTGATTGTCGGGGACCGTGTTCTCATTGAATCAAGAAAGTCACAGACACTGCAGTGCCTGGATCTGTTTGATGGGCGTCTGATCTGGTCACGGCCCAGACGAAATAACCTGTTTATTGCGGCGGTTCATGACGGGAAAATTCTGCTGGTGGGAAATGACCAGATTGAAGCGTTGAAGCTGAGTGATGGCTCGCTTGCCTGGCCGAAACCACAGCTTATCGGGGCTCCCAGCGGCCGGGGAATTGTGGTGAAGAATACCTATTACCAGCCTGTTGAGACGGGAGAAATATTGAGTATTCGTCTTGATGATGGACTTGTTCTCGCCAGAACACGAGTAGATACCGAAACCCTGGTTGGGAACCTGGCAGCAGCAGGAGGCATGCTGGTCTCGCAGAATGAGTCTGAAGTCGTCGGTTTCCGGTCGGTCACCGCGATCGAAGAACAGATTCGACTGGCGAGCCAGTCAAAACAGCCGGAAGACCAGGCTATGGCGCAGTTGCTGAAGGGAGAATTGAAACTGTTTGCCGGGGATGTCTCACAGGCGGTGAAATTCATTGATCGGTCGCTTCAGGTTCAACCGACACTGCGTGCCCGGCGGCTGTATGCCGATATTTTCCTGGAAAGTCTTGATCATGATTTTACAAATAATGAGAACCTGATTTCCAAAATGGAACGCCTGCTGGTCGACGAGGGGCAGCGCAAGCGATTCTTCCAGATTCTGGCAGTGAATTATCAGCAGCGTGGAAATCTGCAGGCAGCGCTGGAGAATTATCTCAGACTGTCTGAACTGCAAGGCCTGCTGGAGTCGGAGCCGGTGAAAGGGGGGGGCTTTGTCCGAACCGACCGCTGGATCCGGGCCCAGCTGGAACTGCTTACACTGCGGTCCTCTGACGAAGATCGAAAGAAGATTGCAGAATTCTTTTCGCGATATTATTCAGAAAAACTGGTACGCGCAGATCGTGCCGTCCTGGAACGATTTCTGGATTGCTGCGGGAATCTTCCTGAAACTCAGCAGGCCCGGATCATGCTGGTAGCCAGGCTGGAGCAGGAGATCGATACTGCGCCGGAAGAAGAGCAGGCTTATTTGCAGAGCTCACTGATGCGGAATCTGGAGCATCTTCGTTCCTCGAAGCAGTCAGTTGTGGCCGCCTTCGCGACAGCCAAACTGACTGAGATTTCTCTCGCCGCAAACCGCAATGTTCAGGCTGAAGAATATATTGAAACGCTGCGGACGCGCTGGCCGGACGTAGTATGCCTGGATGGTAAAACCGCTTCACAGCTGGCAGAGCAGTGGGAATCGCAACTGGCATCCGCGCAGTCACAGCAGGCATCGCCATGGCAGGGAGAGTCTGTTCAGATTTATCGAGAGGAGCAGGAGAAAGGGCAGAACACTTCGCTGACGGTTGAGATCATTGGCCTTTCCAATACATTGTTCAATAACTATCGACTGGAAATCGGGCCGGCAAAAGAGTGGCTCTTTGCCTACGACGGGCAGGGGCAACAGCAATGGTCATTCTCTCTGCTGAACGCGGAAATTGAAGTTCCCCAGCAGCCTTATTTTTCAGCGCGTGTCTTTCAGCAGTATCTCGTTGTCAATTTTGGTTCTGAATTTTTTGTACTGGATACCTTGAATCGCGATCCGGAAGGCCACCCGCTGCTGTTATGGAAGCAGCGCCTGATGTCCGGTCCTCCCAGTGTGCGAGATTATATTTCAATTGAACGTACGGGAGTGGCACCCGTATTGCGCGAGTATATTACGCGAAACGCGGACCGTGAATTATTAGGGCGGATCGGGACAATCAACGAGGAGTTTATCTGTTACCAGATCGGTTCTGATCTGGTCGCCGCCGATCTGCAGACGGGAAATGTCTTATGGAAGCGACAGGGCATTGGAATCAGCAGCAGGCATTATGGCGATGACGAGTATGTGATTGTGATGGTTGGCCAGGAACAAACTGAGCTGCGCTATGATGTGTTAAGTGGGCAGAACGGGAAATTGGTTAATACGTTCAAGCTGAATCAGGGTGAGACACCCATTTTTGCTTTCGAGCGCTATCTGCTCACATTAACGGTCGAAGCGGATCAAAGCCGACTCCTGCAACTGAAGGACCTGACAAATGCTGAGGCAGTCTGGAGTCAGAAGCTGAGTGAGAATTCCACTTATACACTGGGGCAGAATAATGAACTGGTCATGATGCACCAGGATGGGACGATTGCATTTCTGGATCTCATGACAGGCGAACAGAAATTTGAAGTCAAAGGGCAGCCCGCAGCCAAGATCATTAACCTGCTGGTGCTGCGAAATTCGCGTCAATACCTGGTATTTGTCAGCCTGCCTTATGTTGCCAGGGAAAGAGGGGAAGCTAACAGGAACAGGGTGGTGTTTCGATCGTTGAGCCTGACTTCCTACCTGTTTAACGGAATGGTCTATTCCATCGACCGGCAGAGTGGAGAATTAATGTGGTCACTGCCTCTGGAAGCTCAGGGAATTGATTTTTCCCAGTTTCTGGATTTACCGGTGATGACTTTTGGCATTCGCAGGATCAGAGGAACTACCTCAACCGATGGAACGCAGGTTGATCTGCAGGTGGTTGACCTGCGAAATGGGGATGTGGTTCTCCAGGAAACCACGACCAGTAATCGTCTGCGGATCTGGGTCGTACCTGATCTGAAACATCAGAATATTCTGATTGAACCATTTCAGATCCGCCTCAGTTTTGAAGATCCGCCGCTTACCGCACAAAAACCGTAG
- a CDS encoding AAA family ATPase codes for MSRSVEIDGVGLHLGRADQTTSDWIGQHEALKQLLACWLVIDEKDMPLTPRLVGTPGIGKTSLAIAGARTRDQELYIFQCTADTRPEDLLVTPVLAESGKIAYHASPLVTAMLRGGICVLDEGNRMNEKSWASLAPLLDHRRYVESIVAGVTIPAHPEFRCAVTMNEDESTFEIPDYILSRLQPSITLEHPNREDEKMILHYHLPFADEHMLDLTVDFLQQSHSLKLDFSSRDGINVLRLALKRAAQDKDHPLSKDIVWLEALKACLGEDALDLESLSEKRKQNLGGNMMPMGLGDFFFAPDNPLHPDREDDDDDFDDLDYDDDDDDQDKY; via the coding sequence ATGTCGCGAAGCGTAGAAATTGACGGGGTAGGACTGCACCTGGGACGTGCTGATCAGACTACCAGTGACTGGATTGGTCAACACGAAGCATTAAAGCAACTCCTCGCCTGCTGGCTGGTGATCGACGAAAAAGACATGCCTCTGACGCCGCGACTGGTGGGGACGCCGGGTATTGGCAAAACGTCGCTGGCAATCGCAGGCGCGCGCACGCGAGACCAGGAGCTTTACATCTTTCAATGCACGGCTGATACCCGACCGGAAGACCTGCTCGTCACTCCCGTGCTGGCTGAGAGTGGCAAGATCGCTTACCACGCCTCTCCCCTGGTGACCGCCATGCTTCGCGGCGGCATCTGTGTGCTGGACGAAGGCAATCGTATGAACGAGAAGTCCTGGGCCAGCCTTGCACCGCTGCTGGATCATCGTCGCTACGTGGAATCGATTGTGGCCGGCGTGACCATTCCCGCGCACCCGGAATTCCGTTGTGCTGTCACCATGAATGAGGACGAATCCACTTTCGAAATTCCCGACTATATCTTGAGTCGCCTGCAGCCCAGTATCACCCTCGAACACCCCAATCGGGAAGATGAAAAGATGATCTTACATTATCATCTCCCTTTTGCGGACGAACATATGCTCGACCTGACTGTTGACTTTCTGCAGCAGTCACACAGTCTGAAGCTGGACTTCTCAAGCCGTGACGGTATCAACGTACTGCGTCTGGCTTTGAAACGTGCGGCCCAGGATAAAGATCATCCTCTCAGTAAAGATATCGTCTGGCTGGAAGCACTGAAAGCCTGCCTGGGAGAAGATGCCCTCGATCTGGAATCGCTCTCTGAAAAACGGAAACAGAACCTGGGGGGGAATATGATGCCGATGGGACTGGGAGACTTCTTCTTTGCCCCGGATAATCCGTTACACCCTGATCGTGAAGACGACGATGATGATTTCGATGATCTGGACTATGATGACGACGACGATGATCAGGATAAGTATTAG
- a CDS encoding CBS domain-containing protein, whose product MDKPILAKDIMITKLITLTPDMDVLEAIGMLLKHRISGAPVLDADHRILGVFSEKCCMDVLIKASYEQLPSSQIFPFVDTEARCISEDTDLLTIAQIFLSTPTRRLPVVSEDRTLLGQISRRDLLQAGNKSLQFRTNLPQEKNLLYLSGIMNREESPIS is encoded by the coding sequence ATGGATAAACCAATTCTCGCTAAGGACATCATGATCACGAAGTTAATTACATTAACTCCGGATATGGATGTACTGGAAGCAATCGGTATGTTGTTGAAGCATCGGATTTCAGGAGCACCTGTGTTAGACGCCGATCATCGAATTCTGGGTGTCTTTTCTGAAAAGTGTTGCATGGATGTGCTGATTAAAGCCAGTTATGAGCAACTGCCTTCGTCACAGATCTTTCCCTTCGTGGATACAGAGGCCCGCTGTATCTCCGAAGACACCGATTTGCTGACGATCGCGCAGATCTTTCTCAGTACTCCAACCCGCAGGTTGCCCGTGGTGAGTGAAGATCGAACGCTGCTCGGACAGATCAGCCGGCGTGATCTGCTGCAGGCAGGAAATAAGAGTCTGCAGTTTCGTACGAATCTTCCACAAGAGAAAAATCTGCTGTATCTGAGCGGAATCATGAACCGGGAAGAATCCCCCATTTCCTGA
- the frr gene encoding ribosome recycling factor, with translation MDQAEILLDAEERMDKAVHVFQGQLQGIRTGRATPGLVDSIRVDYYGSPTPLKQMANVSVPEPQQILIRPFDAGMVGEIAKAITASDMGLAPNTDGRVVRLNIPPLSTERRRQMVSRVKELAEEARISIRNIRRDANKHADQSEKDKVMGEDERDDTKDQVQELTKKFEGKVNSMADAKEKDVMDE, from the coding sequence ATGGACCAGGCAGAAATTTTACTCGACGCGGAAGAGAGAATGGACAAAGCGGTTCACGTGTTCCAGGGGCAATTGCAGGGCATTCGAACAGGGCGCGCGACTCCGGGTCTGGTCGATTCCATTCGTGTTGACTATTACGGATCCCCGACCCCTTTAAAGCAGATGGCCAATGTCAGTGTGCCTGAGCCGCAACAGATTCTGATCCGTCCCTTCGACGCCGGGATGGTCGGTGAAATTGCCAAGGCAATCACTGCCAGTGATATGGGCCTGGCACCCAATACCGATGGGCGTGTCGTGCGGTTGAATATTCCGCCTCTGTCTACAGAGCGACGTCGGCAGATGGTATCACGAGTCAAAGAACTGGCTGAAGAAGCCCGGATTTCCATCAGAAACATTCGCCGAGATGCGAACAAGCACGCTGATCAGTCAGAAAAAGACAAAGTAATGGGTGAAGATGAGCGTGACGATACCAAAGATCAGGTGCAGGAACTGACCAAAAAGTTCGAAGGTAAAGTCAACAGCATGGCGGATGCGAAAGAAAAGGATGTGATGGACGAGTAG